The proteins below come from a single Eucalyptus grandis isolate ANBG69807.140 chromosome 3, ASM1654582v1, whole genome shotgun sequence genomic window:
- the LOC104436563 gene encoding receptor-like protein 52, translating into MPRPTPSPPHIYIFFLSYIPCLVFLCFLSIVAESQIQDQEQKVLLKLRQSWQDPSSLNHWVTSNSSSHCTWPEITCQEGSITELNLVNLNINYSIPPFICDLKNLTKLDISYNNIPGGFPTVLYNCSKLVYLDLSQNYFEGPIPSDIDRMANLQVLILAANSFSFDVPASISRLRRLRILHLYQSEYDGTYPEEIFGLSDLEELRLEYNDKFVPSQLPQNFTALKKLRFFSMAQTNLIGGIPETIGNMEALEHLDLGRNLLTGEIPGSIFTLRNLSKLYVYTTNVSGLIPQSVSAANLSVIDLSFNNLTGNIPEDFGKLENLSILSLQFNQLSGGIPEGIGRLPALSDVRLSNNNLSGMIPPDFGKFSPLRRFEVAFNSLTSALPEQLCHGSTMFGLAVMDNNLSGELPESLGNCSTLSIVMLNNNGFTGNVPGGLWMSRNLTVLILSGNGLTGELPEELSPNLTRIEMSNNKFFGKIPSMVSSWRNLVVFDATNNLLSGTVPTELTELPKLTRLLLGQNELSGNLPTAIVSWNSLSTLNLSHNQLSGPIPSKIGLLPVLTQLDLSENQLSGLIPPEIGQLNLNRLNLSSNRLSGRIPNELENAVYSASFLDNLGLCAANSFMRLNVCNSQSRRWSKSSPTRLALIVLLAVAVAILVLMVAIFTIRAFQKKRDGFDSTPKQTPFRSSNFSESNVLSGLKEHNVIRSCGSGTVHNIIENRSGDAVVVKRISN; encoded by the coding sequence ATGCCGAGACCGACCCCATCACCTCCTCATATTtacatcttcttcctctcgtaCATCCCCTGTCTCGTCTTCCTGTGCTTCCTCTCCATTGTTGCAGAGTCTCAAATCCAAGATCAAGAACAGAAAGTCCTGTTGAAGCTGAGGCAATCCTGGCAAGACCCATCTTCCCTCAACCACTGGGTCACCTCCAATTCATCCTCCCACTGCACATGGCCTGAGATCACATGCCAAGAAGGCTCGATAACTGAGCTCAATCTTGTCAACCTGAACATAAATTATTCGATCCCCCCATTCATCTGCGACCTCAAGAATCTAACCAAGCTCGACATCTCCTACAACAACATTCCTGGAGGGTTTCCCACTGTTCTCTACAACTGTTCCAAGCTCGTGTACCTCGACCTGTCCCAGAATTACTTCGAAGGTCCTATTCCATCCGACATCGACCGGATGGCCAATCTTCAGGTCCTGATTCTTGCCGCCAACAGCTTCTCATTCGATGTCCCAGCATCGATTTCAAGGCTGCGGAGGCTGAGGATCCTTCACCTTTACCAGTCCGAGTACGATGGCACTTACCCTGAAGAGATTTTTGGCCTGTCTGATCTCGAAGAACTGAGGCTCGAGTACAACGACAAGTTTGTGCCATCGCAGCTACCGCAGAACTTCACTGCCCTGAAGAAGCTACGGTTCTTCTCGATGGCACAAACAAACCTGATTGGGGGAATCCCAGAGACTATTGGGAATATGGAGGCTCTTGAGCACTTGGATTTGGGGAGGAATCTGCTGACGGGAGAGATCCCGGGCAGCATTTTTACTCTGAGGAACTTGAGCAAGTTGTACGTGTACACAACCAACGTGTCCGGGTTGATCCCTCAGTCAGTGAGCGCCGCGAACCTGAGCGTGATTGATCTGTCTTTTAATAACTTGACAGGGAACATACCTGAAGATTTTGGGAAGCTCGAGAATCTATCCATCTTGAGTTTGCAGTTCAATCAATTATCTGGTGGAATCCCGGAAGGCATTGGGCGTCTTCCCGCTTTGTCTGATGTCAGGCTTTCCAACAACAATCTATCAGGCATGATCCCCCCGGACTTCGGCAAGTTTTCCCCACTCAGAAGATTCGAAGTGGCCTTCAACAGCTTGACTAGCGCGTTGCCTGAACAACTGTGCCATGGCAGCACGATGTTCGGGTTGGCTGTCATGGACAACAATCTCAGCGGGGAGTTGCCCGAGTCACTTGGAAATTGCAGTACTTTGTCCATCGTGATGTTGAACAACAATGGATTCACCGGCAATGTGCCTGGAGGACTCTGGATGTCCCGGAACTTGACGGTTTTGATCTTGAGTGGTAATGGATTAACTGGCGAGCTTCCTGAGGAGCTGTCCCCAAACCTCACTCGGATCGAAATGAGCAACAACAAATTCTTCGGGAAGATTCCGAGCATGGTGTCTTCGTGGAGGAACTTGGTGGTGTTTGATGCCACTAATAACCTCCTCAGTGGCACGGTTCCGACTGAATTGACCGAGCTTCCTAAGCTGACGAGGCTTTTGCTCGGTCAGAATGAGCTCTCTGGAAACCTTCCTACAGCTATTGTTTCGTGGAACTCCTTGAGCACTCTGAATCTTAGTCACAATCAATTGTCAGGACCGATTCCTAGCAAAATCGGTCTTCTACCAGTACTCACGCAGTTGGACCTGTCCGAAAACCAACTGTCCGGCTTGATTCCTCCTGAAATCGGCCAGCTGAATCTGAACCGTCTCAATTTATCCTCCAATCGCCTCAGTGGACGAATCCCAAATGAGTTAGAGAACGCTGTGTACAGTGCCAGTTTCCTGGACAACCTGGGCCTCTGTGCAGCCAATTCATTCATGAGGCTCAATGTCTGCAATTCTCAATCCCGTAGATGGAGCAAAAGCTCACCGACCAGACTTGCCTTGATTGTGCTCTTGGCCGTCGCTGTGGCAATACTCGTTTTGATGGTGGCGATATTCACAATCAGAGCTTTccaaaagaagagagatggGTTTGATTCAACTCCGAAGCAGACTCCATTCCGAAGTTCGAATTTTTCAGAATCGAATGTTCTGTCGGGATTAAAGGAGCATAATGTGATCAGAAGTTGCGGGTCAGGGACAGTGCACAATATTATCGAGAATCGTTCTGGTGACGCCGTTGTGGTAAAAAGGATTTCCAATTAG
- the LOC104431824 gene encoding probable 3-hydroxyisobutyrate dehydrogenase-like 1, mitochondrial, with translation MPMPSSLPLTGLLRSASPPSFSALYLLLRRAMSSAAAATTASDPIAPSNTRVGWIGTGVMGRSMCGHLIGAGFAVTVFNRTVSKAQPLLDMGARLADSPRSLAALSDVVFSIVGYPSDVRSVLLDPSSGALASLRPGGVLVDMTTSDPSLAEEISAAASAKGCHAVDAPVSGGDRGARNAALAIFAGGDPATVRRLEPLFSVMGKVNYMGGPGKGQFAKLGNQITIASTMVGLVEGMVYAYKAGLDVGMFVSAISTGAAGSKSLDLYGNRILQRDFEAGFYVNHFVKDLGICLKECERMGLALPGLALAQQLYLSLKAHGEGNLGTQALILALERLNNVKLENAGSPNV, from the coding sequence ATGCCGATGCCTTCGTCACTGCCACTCACTGGACTCCTCCGCTCAgcctctcctccctccttctccgctctctacctcctcctccgccgcgccatgtcgtccgccgccgccgccaccaccgcctccgATCCCATCGCTCCCTCCAACACCCGCGTGGGCTGGATCGGCACCGGCGTCATGGGCCGCTCCATGTGCGGCCACCTCATCGGTGCCGGCTTCGCCGTCACCGTCTTCAACCGCACCGTCTCCAAGGCCCAGCCGCTCCTCGACATGGGCGCGCGCCTCGCCGACTCCCCACGCTCCCTTGCCGCCCTCTCCGACGTCGTCTTCTCCATCGTCGGGTACCCCTCCGACGTCCGCTCCGTCCTCCTGGACCCCTCCTCCGGCGCCCTCGCTTCCCTCCGCCCCGGCGGCGTCCTCGTGGACATGACCACCTCCGACCCCTCCCTCGCCGAGGagatctccgccgccgcctccgccaaGGGATGCCACGCCGTCGACGCCCCCGTGTCGGGCGGCGACCGCGGTGCCCGCAACGCTGCCCTCGCGATCTTCGCGGGTGGCGACCCGGCGACGGTCCGCAGGCTGGAGCCCCTGTTCTCCGTGATGGGGAAGGTCAATTACATGGGCGGGCCCGGAAAGGGGCAGTTCGCGAAATTGGGGAACCAAATCACGATCGCTTCGACAATGGTGGGGCTGGTGGAGGGCATGGTTTATGCCTATAAGGCGGGGCTCGATGTTGGGATGTTTGTAAGCGCGATATCGACTGGGGCTGCGGGCTCGAAGTCGCTGGATTTGTATGGGAACAGGATACTGCAGAGGGATTTCGAGGCTGGGTTCTATGTGAACCATTTTGTGAAGGATTTGGGGATATGCCTGAAGGAATGTGAGAGGATGGGGCTCGCATTGCCAGGCTTGGCGCTTGCTCAGCAGCTTTACTTGTCGCTCAAGGCTCATGGGGAGGGGAATTTGGGCACTCAGGCGCTCATTCTGGCTCTTGAGCGGCTTAACAATGTTAAGCTCGAGAATGCGGGCTCCCCCAATGTATGA